The following DNA comes from Cucumis sativus cultivar 9930 chromosome 7, Cucumber_9930_V3, whole genome shotgun sequence.
CAAATGAAGACTAGATTATCTTTATTTGTACTATGTTATGTTATGCTAAATGGTTGCATTTTTTTCCTATCCTGAACAGTTCCCCACTTTGAGAAGATGCTTTATGATCAAGGACAGATAACAAATGTCTATCTGGATGCTTTTTCGATAACTAAGGATGTCTTTTATTCATGGGTATCACGGGATGTTCTTGATTATCTGAGGAGAGACATGATTGGAACCCAAGGTGAAATATATTCCGCAGAGGATGCTGATAGTGCTGAATCTGAAGGTgctacaagaaaaaaagaaggggCCTTCTATGTGTGGACAAGAAAAGAGGTTTGTTTGCATTATCTTTGTTTGTGCTTTACTGCACCTCACTCTGTTTTGTATGTTTCTCAACTTTATTGGACTTGTCCTTCCCATTACCTACAAATTCCATCTTAAGGTAGAATAGAAACGTGCCTAATTTGAATATCTACCAATTTTCTTTGCATCAAAAAATGAAGTTATGATCAGAGATAAATGAGTATTATGAGATTTTCCATATTTGTCAGTGAAATTATGCAAACTGAATCTGACGTTCAATGCATCAATAACTTGCTTGTTCTTCCAAAATTAGGATACAACTTAGAAGTTTGAGAAGTGAGGTGAAGTGTCCGATTGTTCAATATGACTAGAAAATTATTTCGTCATTAAAagtcaacttttaattctcaGCGTTGTTGTTTGCTTCTTTTAGATCGATGACATACTTGGTGAGCATGCAGATTTCTTCAAGGAGCATTATTACATAAAGCCTTCAGGAAATTGTGATCTTTCTAGAATGAGTGATCCTCATGATGAATTTAAAGGAAAGAATGTTCTTATTGAGATGAAAAGTGTATCTGAGATGGCATCGAATCATAGCATGCCTGTTGAAAAATATCTTGAGATTTTGGGGGAATGTAGGCAAAAACTTTTTGAAGTAAGAGAGCGTCGACCAAAGCCACATCTTGATGATAAGGTACTCCAGCAAAACATTTGCTTGATTCAACTACTTAACCTATATGTGCTTTTGTATCTTTTCATTGTCATACAAAAACTTCTGATACTTGGCACTTCTCATAGGTAATTGTTTCATGGAATGGGCTGACAATCTCATCTTTTGCGAGAGCCTCAAAGATTCTTAGGAATGAAAAAGAGGGCACGAGATTCTACTTTCCAGTTGTTGGCTGTGATGTAAGATTACTTTTATCTTCTTATATAACTCCATGGGAAGTGTAAATTTCTTTAGGTAATACAAGTTCTAAGATTTTATGGAGATGGTGGAAAGTTTTGTGGGTTCCTCTGATCTTGAGACGAACCTATTAGCAGTgtttacaatatatatgtatatttactAATAAAGTTTAGATTAAATCATGGTTCGAACTCTACAAGTGCTATACATTTTTCAGATATGAAGGGGTAGGGTGTTCAAGGATCATCATGTTGCTTATacgtgtttttttaaataaaaaaattgttgaagtgTGAATTTGcttgaattttcatttttttttaactgaGGGTGCATATGCTTAAATTTGAATTGCCTTTGGATTTTCATTAGATCTTTAAAATTGCCTTTGGATTTTCATTAGATCAACGGAAAGAGAGAATAACTGATAGGAcccaaatatattgaaatataaaagatagtGGAAATACAAGGTAAACCAAGTGTTTGAGGAACTTGGACCCTCCGAATCTCAACTCTCAAGCCCTAACTCACTCTCCAAATATAGTCTATCTTCTCCACtcccctctctctctatttataaccaacttcccataaaaaacacaaaagtaaTTGAATCATTGGAGTTCACTTGTTGGTTACTGTCTTCATATATCTTCAGCCAAAAGAGTACTTCGATGTTGCGGAGAAAGCTGCTCTTTTTATCAAGACAAAGCTTTATGATGAACAAACACACCGGTTACAACATAGTTTCAGGAACGGTCCATCCAAAGCTCCTGGATTTCTTGACGACTATGCATTTCTAATTGGAGGGTTGCTTGATCTCTATGAATATGGTGGTGGACTGAATTGGTTAGTCTGGGCAATAGAACTTCAAGCCACCCAGGCAAGAAAGCACTGTGCTTGTTACTTTGCTAAGCTAATTAGCTTTAGAATTCCAATATTAAGTTAGGATCACTTTTCGGCTCCTTTTGTAGGACGAGCTGTTTCTTGATAGAGAGGGTGGAGGGTACTACAACACTACCGGTGAAGACAAATCTGTTATTTTACGGGTGAAAGAAGATCATGACGGGGCTGAGCCGTCTGGTAACTCAGTTTCAGCTATCAATCTTGTCAGGTTATCCTCACTGGTTTCTGGAAGTAGGTCCAACTATTACAGACAGAACGCTGAGCATCTTTTGGTTAGTAGACTGCTTGCCATGGATATTTCTATTGTATTGAATGTCTGATACTGATTCGCTGCCTTTTCTTTGTGACTCAGGCAGTTTTCGAGAAAAGATTAAAGGAGATGGCTGTGGCTGTACCTTTGTTGTGTTGTGCAGCTGGTATGTTTTCAATTCCATCTAGAAAGCAAGTAGTCTTGGTCGGCCATAAGAATTCAACACAGTTTGAGACCTTCCTCGCCGCAGCTCATGCTTCATATGATCCCAATAGGACTGTAAGTAGACTATGCAAACACCTCCTAATCGCTATTCTGGAACTGGATCTGATTTATTCTCTGTGTGGCAACTTATTGCAGGTTATTCATGTCGATCCAACAGACGATACCGAACTTCAATTTTGGGAAGAAAACAATAGGAGCATTGCTGTTATGGCAAAAAACAATTTTGCTGCAGATAAAGTTGTGGCTTTGGTCTGCCAAAACTTCACTTGTAAGGCCCCTATAACTGACCCTGGATCTCTAGAGGCCATGCTTGCTGAGAAACCTTCCTGATCATGTTGTGTTGCTGCATTTAGCACTATCCCTATGTTTTATATGATACATCACATCCTCTCTGAACATGTTGGTATACATACTTAGgctttatctttttgtttttgttttttttggtgtgcgtgtgtgtggtGGTGAAAAGCTGTGTCAGGTTGAAATAGAAATGGTCTTAGTTTTCTCATCTCTGATTTCGGTCGATCAAATTCAATAGTGAGGTTGAGTTGGGTAGAGAAGACAGACTATCGTGGTGTCTTTGGGCCAGGGTAATCTCCAGTTTTTATTCCAATGTTTAAGGGCTCTTGTTTTTTaggaataaaagaagaaaaaaaaactgcttAAGGGCTTGTTTGGTCTGTTTAAGTAAATATAGTTGTATTACATATTTTTCAGAtacaaaatgtgtttaatttaGTGGCTGGTTCAAAAATGGATTATAATTTAAGCACTTGTTAAAGCAAGTGATAGGTCAATTAatgattgttatatttgcaactctctttatatttattgataaGGCTCCCAGACTAAAGCCCAACTACTCAATCTACACTGCTTTTACGAAATATACCAAATCCCCCTCTCCTTGCAAGCATCTTTCCATTTTCTGTTTCTCTATTTGACGCTTTGCCCCACATCCCCCTCTCCTTCTCTATGTACACTGTTTTTACGAAATATACCAAATCACAACAATAATAaggaaaaactatttttaaatatagaagataaattaaaatacttacaaacatatcaaaaaaaatatgtgattgtgaaaattttatttcaggTCTCGTCTTGAGCTTTTATCAAATTGGCTTTCGATATTTTAAGAGTCTTATGAGCTTCTTGTGGAACAATGTCACTAGCCTTTTCTacatcaataattaaaataatgaccTCAACAAAATAGAGCGGATTGTTTGGGTGAATTCTatctatatgtttttatcTCCAGATTaaaactcaatttttaaaattttatttttatgtgaCAAAAATCACTTAATGCATTCGGATGCacctaaaatatttctttagaAGTAAGGcgtatttttatatttacacCATCTTGAacactaaaattgaaaaaagaaaaagtttttctaaataaaaataaaaagaaacttttaacGAATGGTGTGTGAAATTGAGACCGACCTTGGTACTGGGGGCCAACTGATAACCAAAGAGGAAATTTTGTAGTGAATTTCACATTGATTTTCGCGCTTTACACGATAAAACATTTCAACCAATTTGTTTCACGCATTTCATAGCGAAGGATAATGATCCTGATCCTGATTCTGATTCAGTTCATCGCTTGCGGAAGTTGAACCTGAATTCGTAGAGTTATTGGGTGGTTTTCTTGTTTTCGGAATCAATGGTGCAGAGGAGGACGAGGAGACCTCTGATTCTGAATTCATCGAAAACCCACTTCAGCTCCGTGTTTAACTCCTTGCCGGTCGCCGGAGAACACAATCTTTCCACCGATTCTGAGCCCCCTGAGTTGCAGTTGCAGACTGGAATTCTCCGATTCGACGAAGATGGAATTCAAAACTCACCTCGGAAGTTGTTTTCCTTCGACGACTCGGCCGTGGTTGGGGTATCGACGTCCGTTCTGAAAAGACTGTCTATAGCTTCAGGCTCTTTGGTAAATCTACTAACTTAGCTCTTTGTTTGAAGCgtctttatattatttgtgaTATTATATAATGGGGTCTTTTCAAATGAGCCTAatctactttctttttaagttaattttcatGGGTTTCAGTTGTTTTGGCTAGCTAAGGACTTATGTATTGAAGTTGTGCTAGTTTAGACTTTTATTTGAAGTCAAAACTTCTGCAGTCAGTTTTCTATCTATAGGcatataacttttttagtGGTAATTTTCTTGCGTTGATTATGGAATTTCTTGAATACCTTGGAATCCAGTAACGGTTACttattttgttggtttcaAGGTTCTTGTGAAGAATCTCGAATCTAAAGCGGAGAGGGTTGCTCAGGCAGTTGTTCTTGATCCTTCATGCACCAATGAAAGTACTTCTAACGGCAAACAATCTTCTTCTGGTCATGTTATGcttgtttttccttcttttagtTTCCCTCAAAAGGATCAACTACCAGTGGATTCTGGCACTGCCTATCTAT
Coding sequences within:
- the LOC101214134 gene encoding spermatogenesis-associated protein 20; amino-acid sequence: MNRGIQRSFSSLQAVSKQHIASLPRCDLHFHTHGALSLTQPFSFFPSQFPSSSMLPFFSLRHFNSSISPSLPFPRFPFLSSPFSFRFSTPIYPHKVFAMAARSSGGSSHSHGYTNRLATEHSPYLLQHAHNPVNWYPWGEEAFAEAQKRNVPIFLSIGYSTCHWCHVMEVESFENKEVAKLLNDWFVSIKVDREERPDVDKVYMTYVQALYSGGGWPLSVFLSPDLKPLMGGTYFPPDDKYGRPGFKTVLRKVKDAWDNKRDVLVKSGTFAIEQLSEALATTASSNKLPEELPQNALHLCAEQLSQSYDPNFGGFGSAPKFPRPVEAQLMLYYAKRLEESGKSDEAEEILNMVIFGLQCMARGGIHDHVGGGFHRYSVDECWHVPHFEKMLYDQGQITNVYLDAFSITKDVFYSWVSRDVLDYLRRDMIGTQGEIYSAEDADSAESEGATRKKEGAFYVWTRKEIDDILGEHADFFKEHYYIKPSGNCDLSRMSDPHDEFKGKNVLIEMKSVSEMASNHSMPVEKYLEILGECRQKLFEVRERRPKPHLDDKVIVSWNGLTISSFARASKILRNEKEGTRFYFPVVGCDPKEYFDVAEKAALFIKTKLYDEQTHRLQHSFRNGPSKAPGFLDDYAFLIGGLLDLYEYGGGLNWLVWAIELQATQDELFLDREGGGYYNTTGEDKSVILRVKEDHDGAEPSGNSVSAINLVRLSSLVSGSRSNYYRQNAEHLLAVFEKRLKEMAVAVPLLCCAAGMFSIPSRKQVVLVGHKNSTQFETFLAAAHASYDPNRTVIHVDPTDDTELQFWEENNRSIAVMAKNNFAADKVVALVCQNFTCKAPITDPGSLEAMLAEKPS